One Fundulus heteroclitus isolate FHET01 chromosome 1, MU-UCD_Fhet_4.1, whole genome shotgun sequence genomic window carries:
- the LOC118556493 gene encoding uncharacterized protein LOC118556493 has translation MGCRLTRTKAKTHEPSGHRHREELHFVDEYGQPITVQVDSKRGRGHRRRRSHCAMECSVPSERHWEALRAMGLMEGEDGQGDVYGAGSYYGHMTVSPDPYPTNSHMMMSPDVYPPNGYLPTASNDQHPGNSYLPSVSYSLDHLDRLDYQGPEMMPYQPNSESCLIGCYSAEEGKPQTFPRQSDYRPPWRPDRPLSYLPLSELDSGLGCGPDSPHHRVALSEAETDAMSSLPGHTASSQGSSSSSESLISSEPSDSGFHSVSTGEHRRLHKIPSGHAHRQTHHFRSGHSPREQRARWDLESIPETTPVTHAGPPQASRCSVGNSTTTVVHFHRAERSPTLPRHHSPPSPSMGSRTEPCQRRALWLEQQQQGGSGKMEAPGRSRTITDLSEGQRPRRASHPNMTDPTALRNTHQNSHPGASGSTMGPRSRASYPSNCHPNDPVSLDRVSLINHHSANRSREEDSLSKSPGSASSGVSGVSDWRGFQTLWSHMEKPKTSCGPFYSTLGAPERSPRSPTSPRSRLSNQKSVRNQLLRARAYRLARERSEVTTDEEMRGDGSRGGEDEWEDGRWAGRYWSRTERRRHMALSRQHRERRGGMEEHVGGCQGAASSQMVLELSHLKQNRLRNSKLLDDWTTVEELLTHGTRVESDSQLCPSPLLSVTTV, from the exons ATGGGTTGTCGCCTCACTCGGACCAAG GCTAAGACTCACGAACCTTCCGGCCACCGCCACCGCGAGGAGCTCCATTTTGTGGACGAGTATGGCCAGCCAATAACAGTGCAGGTGGACAGTAAGAGGGGGCGTGGCCACAGGAGGAGGCGGTCCCACTGCGCGATGGAGTGCAGCGTCCCATCAGAAAGACACTGGGAGGCGCTGAGAGCGATGGGTCTGATGGAGGGGGAGGACGGCCAGGGAGACGTCTACGGTGCGGG GAGCTACTATGGTCACATGACCGTGTCACCTGACCCATACCCGACCAACAGCCACATGATGATGTCACCTGACGTGTATCCGCCCAATGGCTACCTGCCCACAGCGTCCAACGACCAGCACCCAGGTAACAGCTACCTGCCCAGCGTCTCCTACAGCTTGGACCACCTGGACAGGCTGGACTACCAG GGGCCAGAGATGATGCCCTACCAGCCGAACTCGGAGAGTTGTCTGATTGGCTGCTACAGCGCAGAGGAAGGCAAGCCTCAGACTTTCCCCAGACAG tcGGACTATCGTCCTCCCTGGAGGCCTGACCGTCCTCTCAGCTACCTACCCCTCAGTGAGCTTGACAGCGGGTTGGGATGCGGGCCCGACAGCCCCCACCACAGGGTGGCGCTCTCAGAAGCTGAGACAGATGCCATGTCGTCGCTGCCGGGTCACACCGCGTCCTCCCAAGGTTCCTCCTCGTCCTCGGAGTCGCTGATATCGTCCGAACCCAGCGACTCCGGCTTCCACAGCGTCAGCACCGGGGAGCACAGACGGCTGCACAAGATCCCCAGCGGCCACGCTCACCGGCAGACTCACCACTTCCGCTCAGGCCACTCCCCTCGAGAGCAGAGAGCACGCTGGGATTTGGAGTCCATCCCCGAAACGACGCCGGTGACCCACGCTGGACCACCGCAGGCTTCCCGGTGCTCTGTGGGAAACAGCACGACCACAGTGGTTCATTTCCACAGAGCTGAGAGAAGTCCCACGTTACCTCGCCACCATTCACCCCCGTCGCCCTCCATGG GTAGTCGTACGGAGCCCTGCCAGCGGAGGGCGCTGTGGCTGGAGCAGCAACAGCAGGGCGGAAGCGGAAAGATGGAGGCTCCAGGGAGGAGTCGAACAATAACAGATCTGAGTGAAGGCCAGCGGCCTCGCAGGGCGAGTCACCCCAACATGACCGACCCGACCGCTTTGAGAAACACTCACCAGAACAGCCACCCCGGTGCGAGCGGCAGCACAATGGGACCGAGGAGCAGGGCCAGCTATCCCAGTAACTGTCATCCCAACGATCCCGTCAGCCTAGACAGAGTCAGCCTGATCAACCATCACAGCGCCAAccggagcagagaggaggactCCCTCTCCAAAAGCCCCGGATCTGCGTCCAGCGGAGTCAGCGGCGTCTCAGACTGGCGGGGCTTCCAGACTCTCTGGAGTCACATGGAAAAACCCAAAACCTCCTGCGGCCCCTTCTACAGCACACTGGGAGCCCCAGAGCGTAGCCCCCGATCTCCCACGTCTCCCCGCTCCAGGCTATCCAATCAGAAGTCGGTTAGGAACCAGCTGCTCAGAGCCCGGGCTTACCGATTGGCCAGGGAGCGCAGCGAGGTCACAACAGATGAAGAAATGCGAGGGGACGGGTCGAGAGGTGGCGAGGACGAATGGGAGGACGGTCGGTGGGCGGGGAGGTACTGGAGTCGGACCGAGAGGAGGCGCCACATGGCGTTGTCACGGCAGCATCGAGAAAGGCGAGGCGGGATGGAGGAGCACGTTGGCGGATGCCAGGGGGCGGCGTCGTCTCAGATGGTGCTGGAGCTGAGCCACCTGAAGCAGAACCGGCTGAGGAACAGCAAGCTGCTCGACGATTGGACGAcggtggaggagctgctgacgCACGGCACCCGGGTGGAGAGTGACAGTCAACTGTGTCCCAGTCCGCTGCTGTCAGTCACCACCGTCTGA